In Flavobacteriales bacterium, the genomic window ACGATACCGACGTATTTATGCCGGTGATTCGTCGCATTGAACAATTGAGCGGAAAAAAATACGATGGCGGTGCAAGTGAAGGACAGCAGGAGAAAACGGATATCGCAATGCGCGTTATTGCCGATCACATCCGTGCTATTTCTTTCAGTATTGCCGACGGTCAACTTCCATCTAACAACGGAGCAGGTTACGTCATCCGCAGAATTTTGCGTCGCGCTATTCGTTACGGGTATCAATCCCTCGAATTGCGTGAGCCGTTTTTTCACTCACTGGTTGCAGTACTTGCCAATCAAATGGGAGATTTCTTTCCTGAAATCCGTTCACAGCGTGAGTTGGTAGAGAAAGTTATTCGGGAAGAAGAAATTGCATTTTACCGCACACTGGAAAACGGAATTCGCAGAATTGAAAGTGTATGCGAGCAAGTAAAAAACAGTGCGCAAAAAATGATTGACGGAACAACGGTATTTGAATTGTACGATACATTCGGATTCCCTGTGGATCTTACCTCGCTGATTGCACGTGGACACGGATTAAGCATTGATGCAAAAGGATTTGAAGTTGAACTGAACAAACAAAAAGACCGTTCGCGTGCTGCTACAAATGTGGAGACCGACGATTGGATGAAGTTGCGTGAGGATGATACGGAAGAATTCATCGGTTACGATCAAACAGAAGCCGAAGTTGTTCTGGTGAAATACCGTAAAGTGAAAGCGAAGGGAAAAGAAATGTTTCAGTTGGTATTCGACAAAACACCTTTTTATCCTGAAGGCGGCGGACAAGTTGGCGATACCGGTTATATCGAATCGGCACAAGGAAAAGTTGCCATTACGGATACCCGTAAAGAAAATAATCTCATTGTACATTTTGCAGATCAGCTTCCGGCAGATACTTCTGTTAAGTTTAATGCCGTAGTTGAAAAAAGTAAACGTCGCGATTCGGCACGGAATCACTCTGCCACTCACCTCCTGCACGAAGCATTGCGTTCGGTATTGGGAACACATGTGGAGCAGAAAGGTTCATTGGTAAATCCGGATTATCTGCGTTTCGACTTTTCTCATTTTTCTAAAATGACCGAAGAGGAAATTCGTCGCGTAGAACAAATGGTAAACGAAAAAATCCGTGAAAATATTTCGTTGGATGAGCGAAGAGATACACCCATTGATGATGCAAAAAACATGGGCGCTATGGCATTGTTTGGCGAAAAATATGGCGATAAAGTCAGAGTCATTAAATTCGGTACTTCGGTTGAATTATGCGGCGGAACACATGTGCGCTCTACCGGCGAAATTGGATTTTTTAAAATTGTTTCGGAGTCGGCCGTTGCCGCAGGTATTCGTCGCGTAGAAGCCATCACCGGAGTGAAAGCCGATGAGTATTTCCGTTCGCAGGAAGTGTTGATTGAACAAGTTGCAGAATTATTAAAACGACCAAAGGATATTACCAAGGCAATTCAGGATTTGTTAAGTCAGAACGCTGAATTAAATAAACAGCTGGAAGTATTCGCCAGAGAAAAAGCGGTGCTTGTAAAAGATGAATTGCTGAAAGACATTAAAGAAATTAACGGTGTTCGTTTTATTGCTAAAAAAGTAGATCTCGACGCTGCTAACATCAAGGATATTTCATTTCAGCTGAAATCCCAGATTGAAAATCTCTTTTTGGTCCTCGGTTCGGAATCGGGAGGTAAAGCCAGTATTAGCGTAGCCATTTCTGATGCGCTCATTAACGACCGGAAATTAAATGCAGGCACCATTGTGCGGGAATTAGCCAAAGCGATTAACGGTGGAGGGGGTGGACAAGCCTTTTTTGCTACGGCAGGCGGAACCAATGCTCAAGGAATTGCTGAAGCGCTTAAAAAGGCGGAAAGTTACCTCTGATGCCATTGAAACAGGATTCTGAGAATAGCAGAATTTCTGTTCTACTTTTTTTATTTCAGATGCAATTTAGCGGAGTTAGCCCCGTTGTATAGCGTATTTCTTTTTTCTATGCGAATTCTTTTTTATTGCAGCTTCTTTCTGTGCTTTTTGGTCAGCTCCGTAAATGCACAGCAATCCTTTACCATATCAGGATATGTAGAAGATGCTTCTTCCGGGGAACGATTAATCGGTGCTTCGGTATTCGATTTAAAATCGAAAAAGGGAACCGCCACCAATGCCTATGGATTTTTCAGTTTAACCTTGCCTGCCGATACAGTAATGTTGCGGGTTTCATTTGTAGGTTATACCTCCAGCACCAGGGTGTTTGTTCTAAATCAGGACGAACGTTTTAATGCGCAATTATCGAGCACCGTTGAACTGGAAGAGATTGAAGTGGTGGCAGAACGTCCCGCAGAAAGCACGCAGATGAGTACCATGACGCTTCAGATGGAAATGGTGAAAGCATTACCGGTGTTGCTGGGTGAGCGCGATATCATTAAAACCATTCAATTATTACCGGGAATAAAAAGTGGAACTGAAGGATCCAGCGGATTGTATGTGCGTGGCGGAGGACCCGATCAAAATCTGATTTTGCTGGATGGTGTCCCCATTTACAATGCCTCTCATTTATTCGGTTTCTTTTCCGTTTTTAACTCAGATGCCATCAGTTCGGTGGATATTGTAAAAGGAGGATTTCCGGCGAGGTACGGCGGACGATTATCTTCTGTATTGGATATCCGCATGAAAGAAGGTAATATGAAAGAATTTCATGGCGAAGGATCCATCGGATTAATCGCATCACGATTAACGCTGGAGGGTCCAATTAAAAAAGATAAAACATCATTCATGATTTCGGGACGAAGAACCTATCTCGATTTATTGGCTCGTCCTATTATTAAAGCGAACAACGATGGACAAATTGCCGGTTATTATTTTTATGATCTCAACGGGAAAATAAATCATCGTTTTAGCGATAAAAGCCGATTGTATTTTTCAAGTTATTACGGCAACGATAAATTTTATTCGGTATTCGAAGACGATTATCTCAATAATAACGTACAATACAAATCGCGTTCGGAATCGAATTTAAACTGGGGAAATTTTATCTCTGCACTTCGCTGGAATTATGAATTCAACAATAAACTTTTTGCCAATACTACCGTTACCTATTCGCGGTATAAATTTAATGTAGGATTTACCGATGAACTGGAGAAAATTGATCAGGGAAATTCAAGTACCAGCAGTAATTCATTCGAATATTTAAGTGGCATTAATGACTGGGCGGGTAAAATCGATTTCTATTATGTGCCCAATATAAAACACTACGTACGTTTTGGAGCAGGAGAAATTTACCATACGTTTACTCCGGGCGTTAACCGTTTTACACAATCAGAAACTTCGGTCAATATCGATACCTCTTTCGGATCCATGAAAAAATTTGCACACGAATACAATGTGTATGCAGAAGATGATTGGGAAATTGCTCCGCGGTGGAAAGTAAATGCCGGATTGCATTTGTCCGGATTCCTGGTAGATAAAAAAGATTACTGGTCATTACAACCCCGTGTTTCCGGACGGTTTATGATCGATGAACTTTCTTCGGTAAAACTGTCCTATGCACGAATGGCGCAATACATTCACTTATTATCGAATGCGGGAATTGGATTGCCTACCGATTTGTGGGTACCGGTTACAGGAAAAATTCCTCCTCAGTTTTCCGATCAGATTGCAGCGGGTTATTCGCGCACTATTAAAAAAGATTATCAGTTCAGCACCGAAGTGTATTACAAATACATGAATAATCTGATTGAATATAAAGACGGATCCAGTTTTTTTGGTAGTGAAACCGATTGGCAGGAAAAAGTTGAATTAGGCAGGGGATGGTCGTACGGTGCAGAAGTATTACTTGAAAAGAAAGTTGGAAAAACAACGGGATGGATCGGTTATACGTTATCGTGGACCAACCGTCAGTTCGATAATCTTAATTTCGGTAAAACCTTTCCTTACCGCTATGATGGTCGCCACAACGTTGGTATTGCCATAACGCATCGCTTTTCCGAAAAAATTGATGTTGGTGTTGTATGGGTTTACGGAACCGGAAACGCCGTTACCCTGGGTTACGAACGTTACAATGTAATTGATCAGAGTCCTTACGGAAATTATTACAACGAAGTGGTGCATATCGGCAGCAGAAATAATTACCGCATGCCGGCGTATCATCGTTTGGATGTTGGTGTGAATTTTCACAAGAAAAGAGAAAAATGGGAACGCACCTGGAGTCTTGGTATATATAATGTGTACAGTAGACAAAATGCGTTTTATTTATTTTTTGGAAACAACGATGCAGGAAACCGTGTGCTGAAACAAGTCAGTTTATTTCCCATCATTCCTTCATTTTCTTACAGCTTTAAATTTTAAGTATGAAAAAGTTCAATATATATATCGGTTTTGCATTGTTGTTGCTTTCTTCCTGCATTAAAGAAATTGAATTCACTTCAGATGAAGTAACCCCTCGGATTGTGTTGAATGCATTGTTGCGTCCCGATTCAGTGATTTCCGTTAATGTCAGTCACAGTTTAAACGTTCTCGACCAGGCCGATATTCAGGCGCTCACTACTGCTTCCGTAAAACTGTATGATGGAAATGGAAACTACATCGAAGACTTAGTGCACCAGGGTGATGGGGATTACCGTTCTCCATCATTGCTGATTCCTTCTGCCGGAAATTCGTACCAGATTGAAGTGAGTCATGCCGATTACGCTTCTGTTGATGCCAGCACTTCCGTACCTGCTGCTATTGCGCCACAAATCATCGATACAGCCACCACTTTAATTGCGCAGGAAAATGTATTTCGTGTTCGACTCCGCTACCAGGATCCTGCCGGTGTAAAGAAT contains:
- a CDS encoding DUF4249 domain-containing protein, whose amino-acid sequence is MKKFNIYIGFALLLLSSCIKEIEFTSDEVTPRIVLNALLRPDSVISVNVSHSLNVLDQADIQALTTASVKLYDGNGNYIEDLVHQGDGDYRSPSLLIPSAGNSYQIEVSHADYASVDASTSVPAAIAPQIIDTATTLIAQENVFRVRLRYQDPAGVKNHYCVRFYQHYMEYLYDNFGNIVDSIDHFDPIWSSTNSIYFDDAGDIFDTKNQLYSRDLVYDGQTVDVDFYIPLWIGNVPEIYIAFSNSSEEYFYFSKSYDLYQSTNGDPFAQPVQIYSNVNGGIGIFAGYFPSVLRVK
- a CDS encoding TonB-dependent receptor, producing MRILFYCSFFLCFLVSSVNAQQSFTISGYVEDASSGERLIGASVFDLKSKKGTATNAYGFFSLTLPADTVMLRVSFVGYTSSTRVFVLNQDERFNAQLSSTVELEEIEVVAERPAESTQMSTMTLQMEMVKALPVLLGERDIIKTIQLLPGIKSGTEGSSGLYVRGGGPDQNLILLDGVPIYNASHLFGFFSVFNSDAISSVDIVKGGFPARYGGRLSSVLDIRMKEGNMKEFHGEGSIGLIASRLTLEGPIKKDKTSFMISGRRTYLDLLARPIIKANNDGQIAGYYFYDLNGKINHRFSDKSRLYFSSYYGNDKFYSVFEDDYLNNNVQYKSRSESNLNWGNFISALRWNYEFNNKLFANTTVTYSRYKFNVGFTDELEKIDQGNSSTSSNSFEYLSGINDWAGKIDFYYVPNIKHYVRFGAGEIYHTFTPGVNRFTQSETSVNIDTSFGSMKKFAHEYNVYAEDDWEIAPRWKVNAGLHLSGFLVDKKDYWSLQPRVSGRFMIDELSSVKLSYARMAQYIHLLSNAGIGLPTDLWVPVTGKIPPQFSDQIAAGYSRTIKKDYQFSTEVYYKYMNNLIEYKDGSSFFGSETDWQEKVELGRGWSYGAEVLLEKKVGKTTGWIGYTLSWTNRQFDNLNFGKTFPYRYDGRHNVGIAITHRFSEKIDVGVVWVYGTGNAVTLGYERYNVIDQSPYGNYYNEVVHIGSRNNYRMPAYHRLDVGVNFHKKREKWERTWSLGIYNVYSRQNAFYLFFGNNDAGNRVLKQVSLFPIIPSFSYSFKF
- the alaS gene encoding alanine--tRNA ligase, with product DTDVFMPVIRRIEQLSGKKYDGGASEGQQEKTDIAMRVIADHIRAISFSIADGQLPSNNGAGYVIRRILRRAIRYGYQSLELREPFFHSLVAVLANQMGDFFPEIRSQRELVEKVIREEEIAFYRTLENGIRRIESVCEQVKNSAQKMIDGTTVFELYDTFGFPVDLTSLIARGHGLSIDAKGFEVELNKQKDRSRAATNVETDDWMKLREDDTEEFIGYDQTEAEVVLVKYRKVKAKGKEMFQLVFDKTPFYPEGGGQVGDTGYIESAQGKVAITDTRKENNLIVHFADQLPADTSVKFNAVVEKSKRRDSARNHSATHLLHEALRSVLGTHVEQKGSLVNPDYLRFDFSHFSKMTEEEIRRVEQMVNEKIRENISLDERRDTPIDDAKNMGAMALFGEKYGDKVRVIKFGTSVELCGGTHVRSTGEIGFFKIVSESAVAAGIRRVEAITGVKADEYFRSQEVLIEQVAELLKRPKDITKAIQDLLSQNAELNKQLEVFAREKAVLVKDELLKDIKEINGVRFIAKKVDLDAANIKDISFQLKSQIENLFLVLGSESGGKASISVAISDALINDRKLNAGTIVRELAKAINGGGGGQAFFATAGGTNAQGIAEALKKAESYL